The Candida dubliniensis CD36 chromosome 2, complete sequence genome contains a region encoding:
- a CDS encoding 60S ribosomal protein L31 (spliced gene;~Similar to S. cerevisiae RPL31B;~In S. cerevisiae: RPL31A and RPL31B gene products are almost identical), giving the protein MALQDVVTREYTINLHKRLHGVHFKKRAPKAVKEIKKFATLHMGTTDVRLDPKLNIAIWKRGVQGVENRMRLRISRKRNDEEDAKEKLFAYVEPVIVPSTKGLQTVVVEDDE; this is encoded by the exons ATGGCTTTACAAGACGTTGTTACTAGAGAATACACCATCAACTTGCACAAGAGA TTACACGGTGTTCATTTCAAAAAGAGAGCCCCAAAAGCTGTCaaagaaatcaagaaattcgCCACTTTACACATGGGTACTACTGATGTTAGATTAGACCCAAAATTGAACATTGCCATTTGGAAAAGAGGTGTTCAAGGTGTTGAAAATAGAATGAGATTAAGAATTTctagaaaaagaaatgatgaagaagatgctaaagaaaaattgttcGCTTACGTTGAACCAGTTATTGTCCCATCTACTAAAGGTTTACAAaccgttgttgttgaagatgatgaataa
- a CDS encoding DNA-directed RNA polymerases I and III subunit, putative (Similar to S. cerevisiae RPC5;~In S. cerevisiae: RNA polymerase subunit, common to RNA polymerase I and III), translated as MSDNNIVGIEYNRVTNTTSTDFPGHQQNGDYAWDIEKFKNNFEIKITNLSERTGTFDLIHIDTSIANAFRRIMIAEVPSVAAETVYMFMNTSVIQDEVLAQRIGLIPWKIDPDKLTWVDETVDINDRFTEDNTIVLSLDVACSKNPHAPKNSTDPRELYKNSHVYAKDFKFEPHGNQEEKFKDTPVVPCDPDILLAKLRPGQEISLRAHCVLGIGSDHAKFSPVATASYRLLPVIDIKQPITGELAKKFQKCFPPGVIGIDTNGKAYVKDARKDTVSREVLRHPEFDGKVQLGRQRDHFIFNVESTGAMPPAEIFFKSVRLLKNKAEYLRNCPIGQ; from the coding sequence atgtcagataataatattgttggGATAGAATATAATAGAGTGACAAATACAACTTCTACGGATTTTCCAGgtcatcaacaaaatggAGACTATGCATGGgacattgaaaaatttaaaaacaactttgaaatcaaaatcacaAATTTGAGTGAAAGGACGGGGacttttgatttaatacATATTGATACATCAATAGCCAATGCATTCCGTCGTATCATGATTGCTGAAGTTCCTTCAGTTGCTGCTGAAACTGTATATATGTTTATGAACACTTCAGTTATTCAAGATGAAGTATTGGCACAAAGAATTGGGTTAATTCCTTGGAAAATCGACCCAGATAAATTGACTTGGGTAGATGAAACtgttgatattaatgatcGTTTTACCGAAGATAATACAATTGTTTTATCATTAGATGTTGCATGTTCGAAAAACCCTCATGCTCCTAAAAATTCTACTGATCCTAGagaattatataaaaattcCCATGTTTATGCTAAagattttaaatttgaacCTCATGGaaatcaagaagaaaaatttaaagatACTCCTGTGGTACCTTGTGATCCTGATATTTTGTTAGCTAAATTAAGACCAGGTCaagaaatttcattaaGAGCTCATTGTGTATTAGGTATTGGATCTGATCATGCTAAATTTTCTCCTGTGGCCACGGCATCATATAGATTATTACCAGTTATAGATATTAAACAACCAATCACGGGGGAATTGGCaaaaaaattccaaaaatGTTTCCCACCGGGAGTTATTGGCATTGATACTAATGGTAAGGCATATGTTAAAGATGCCAGAAAAGATACTGTTTCTCGTGAAGTATTAAGACATCCAGAATTCGATGGTAAAGTCCAATTAGGTAGACAAAGAGAtcattttatatttaatgtCGAAAGTACTGGTGCTATGCCTCCAGCAgagatttttttcaaatcagtaagattattgaaaaacaagGCTGAATATTTGAGAAATTGTCCAATTGGTCAATAA
- the CDC7 gene encoding cell division control protein, putative, whose amino-acid sequence MQEVLFTYHQRSDQPPPPPSQQSHLHASTPTPTPLSNMKRKQSSEGEDPFKDRNYKSRKDASTTNLLRLQQSLSNSTFIRNSNLNKSYRFNEPIEGINNNLHDTTFSQTTETEELVTLNRLDEQLEVAGKVVVEEEEEEEEMEEEEEVTLEVLENMQKLENNFPILATDYRLIDKIGEGTFSTVYKAESLTGKIRLGSDIWKSPPLKRKNRNTLNFQQTRKKNPIVALKQIYVTSSPNRIFNELHLLYMLSGNSRVAPLLDVLRFQDQIVAILPYYNHCDFREFYRDLPVKGIKKYLWELFQALDYIHGKGVIHRDLKPTNFLYDPFKGKGVLVDFGLAERENLSKNTTTESSTTTNTTSSSSSISTACPCLNKDQKLINRTHSKRLNVKGAYPKNDNRPPRRANRAGTRGFRAPEVLFKCTNQTTKIDIWSAGIIGFSILLRKFPIFNSPTDTDAILELTWIFGYDKMVKCAELHGCGLEISISEIHKSNGNLIKIMYDFLMKEHINGCFPSDSVVYDTLDLLNDSGEKFIKPIYTIREGISDMEKMKINEEFTKRHDDYKDHKYLMELLYGCFKMDPSKRLSAREILQLPFFHEILQISEDDTQDELIHHQFQNNEDEVILSK is encoded by the coding sequence ATGCAAGAAGTTTTGTTTACATACCACCAACGTCTGGatcaaccaccaccaccaccttcACAACAGTCGCATTTACACGCGTCGACTCCAACACCGACTCCCTTGAGTAATATGAAAAGAAAGCAATCAAGCGAAGGTGAAGACCCATTTAAAGATAGAAACTATAAATCGAGAAAAGATGCATCTACAACAAACTTATTACGGCTACAACAGTCACTTTCTAATAGTACATTTATTCGAAATTCAAACTTGAATAAATCATACAGGTTTAACGAACCAATAGAAGGtatcaataacaatttgCATGACACTACCTTTTCCCAAACAACAGAAACAGAAGAGTTAGTAACACTAAACCGGTTAGATGAACAGCTAGAGGTAGCAGGAAAAGTAGTGgtcgaagaagaagaagaagaagaagaaatggaagaggaggaggaagTCACTTTAGAAGTACTAGAAAATATGCAAAAATTGGAGAATAATTTCCCCATATTAGCTACTGATTATcgattaattgataaaattggCGAAGGTACATTTTCCACTGTGTACAAGGCTGAATCTTTAACTGGGAAGATACGGTTGGGATCAGATATTTGGAAATCACCACCTTTAAAGAGGAAGAATCGAAACACTTTAAATTTCCAACAAAcaaggaaaaaaaatcccATAGTTGctttaaaacaaatttatgTCACGTCTTCTCCCAATAgaatatttaatgaattacaTTTACTTTACATGCTTTCTGGGAATTCTCGTGTCGCTCCGTTGTTGGATGTTTTACGTTTTCAAGATCAAATAGTGGCCATATTACCTTATTACAATCATTGTGATTTCCGTGAATTTTACCGTGACTTACCCGTAAAAGGTATTAAAAAATACTTGTGGGAATTATTTCAAGCTTTGGATTATATTCATGGCAAAGGGGTTATTCATCGTGATttaaaaccaacaaatttCCTTTATGATCCATTCAAGGGGAAGGGAGTGTTAGTTGATTTTGGTTTAGCTGAAAGAGAAAACTTATCgaaaaatacaacaacTGAATcttccaccaccaccaataccacttcttcttcttcatcaatatctaCAGCATGTCCTTGTTTGAATAAAGATCAGAAACTTATAAACCGTACTCATTCTAAACGTTTAAATGTCAAAGGTGCTTATCCAAAGAATGATAATAGACCACCAAGAAGAGCCAATAGGGCTGGAACAAGAGGGTTTAGAGCTCCAGAAGTGTTATTTAAATGTACCAATCAAACCACCAAGATTGATATTTGGTCAGCAGgaattattggtttttcaattttactTCGAAAATTCCCTATATTTAATTCACCAACTGATACTGATGCTATTTTAGAATTGACATGGATATTTGGTTATGATAAAATGGTTAAATGTGCTGAACTTCATGGATGTGGACTTGAAATATCTATATCAGAAATTCATAAATCAAATggtaatttaattaaaatcatGTATGATTTTTTAATGAAAGAACATATTAATGGATGTTTCCCTTCTGATAGTGTTGTTTATGATACattagatttattaaatgatcTGGgagaaaaatttattaaaccaATTTATACAATTCGTGAAGGAATTTCTGATATggaaaaaatgaaaattaatgaagaattCACTAAAAGACATGATGATTATAAAGAtcataaatatttaatggAACTTTTATATGGTTGTTTTAAAATGGATCCTTCTAAAAGATTAAGTGCTAGAGAAATATTACAATTACCATTTTTCCATGAAATTTTACAAATAAGTGAAGATGATACTCAAgatgaattaattcatcatcaatttcaaaataatgaagatgaagtaATTCTATCCAAGTAA
- a CDS encoding aminotransferase, class III, putative (Similar to S. cerevisiae BIO6): protein MTKKYSTNDLKSSKLLHRDLNSPPIVIDHANGNNLFTQDHHQLFDSVGGAAVISVGHNNKEVINAITTQLQKVSYLHTGEFTVPIAEELAYELINGYNNGNDEIDFNRKIVKVYFANSGSEANEAAIKLVLQYFYEQGKFTKTQFISRHQSYHGNCLGGMSLSGHISRRKPYESIIDNSRFYKIDPCYEFRYKQQDESSDQYVRRLLEQFETKILQIGPENVAGFFAETIVGATTGCVLATPGYFKGIREICDKYDILMILDEIMCGSGRTGTFFAWQQEEQGSIIPDITTCGKAITSGYCPLSCVFFNKKILDVLSHGSNCFNCGHTYQSFPIACAAAYAVQKIIKRDNLLDNVVKMGVILQELLMMKIDPLDIVANIRGRGLFWGIEFCKKKSTLQPFDPCYNVGIMIGEYTKKNGVVVYPGKGTIDGIEGDHILIAPSFTITKEEIEFIVDIVAKSIKEFITNEVDCFK, encoded by the coding sequence ATGACAAAAAAGTATTCTACAAACGATCTTAAACTGTCTAAATTACTTCATCGAGATTTAAACTCTCCTCCAATAGTTATTGATCATGCCaatggtaataatttattcactcaagatcatcatcaattatttgatagTGTTGGTGGTGCTGCTGTTATATCAGTTGgtcataataataaagaagtCATTAATGCCATTACTACTCAATTACAAAAAGTTTCTTATTTACATACCGGAGAATTCACTGTACCAATTGCTGAAGAATTAGCttatgaattaattaatggatataataatggaaatgatgaaattgattttaatcgaaaaattgttaaagtTTATTTTGCCAATTCTGGAAGTGAAGCTAATGAAGCAGCAATTAAATTAGTTTTACAATATTTTTATGAACAAGGAAAATTTACTAAAACACAATTTATATCTCGACATCAATCATATCATGGGAATTGTCTTGGTGGGATGAGTTTATCAGGTCATATATCTAGAAGGAAACCAtatgaatcaattattgataattcacgattttataaaattgatcCATGTTATGAATTTAGAtataaacaacaagatgAATCAAGTGATCAATATGTGAGAAGATTActtgaacaatttgaaacaaaaatattacAAATTGGTCCAGAAAATGTGGCAGGATTTTTCGCTGAAACTATAGTTGGAGCAACTACTGGATGTGTTTTAGCAACACCAGGTTATTTCAAAGGAATTCGAGAAATTTGTGATAAATATGATATCTTGATGATACTTGATGAAATTATGTGTGGATCAGGTAGAACTGGGACTTTTTTCGCTTGGcaacaagaagaacaagGTTCAATTATACCTGATATTACTACTTGTGGTAAAGCCATTACTAGTGGTTATTGTCCATTATCatgtgttttttttaataaaaaaatacttgATGTTTTATCTCATGgttcaaattgttttaattgtgGTCATACTTATCAAAGTTTCCCTATTGCATGTGCTGCAGCTTATGCTGTgcaaaaaattattaaacgagataatttattagataatGTTGTTAAAATGGGAGTCattttacaagaattattaatgatgaaaattgaTCCTTTGGATATTGTGGCAAATATTCGTGGTCGAGGATTATTTTGGGGTATAGaattttgtaaaaaaaaatcaactttaCAACCATTTGATCCTTGTTATAATGTTGGTATAATGATTGGAGAATATACTAAAAAGAATGGTGTTGTGGTTTATCCTGGTAAAGGAACAATTGATGGAATTGAAGGTGATCATATATTAATTGCACCAAGTTTCACCATtaccaaagaagaaattgaatttattgttgatattgttgctaaatcaattaaagaatttatAACTAATGAAgttgattgttttaaataa